Proteins encoded within one genomic window of Scomber japonicus isolate fScoJap1 chromosome 16, fScoJap1.pri, whole genome shotgun sequence:
- the LOC128375200 gene encoding delta-like protein 4, with the protein MAVWFTSILAIVITLFTQVLGSGVFEVELHHFQNTKGLLANGLSCGMTGCRTYFRVCLKNFQTVVYPGDCIFGKIATPVLGTDSFSIQQDARLRLPLNFTWPGAFSLVIEAWYSPAADQPRDITNPDFLISSFAIQRQLGIGPEWFPDEQRVMQTELRYSYRFICNENYYGDTCSKICTPRDDRFGHYTCKPDGQIACLPGWKGEYCQEPICLEGCNENNANCTIPGECKCREGWQGLFCDVCKLHPSCKHGTCTEPWQCTCKEGWGGIFCDQDLNYCTHHKPCANGATCMNTGQGSYTCTCLPGFTGVNCDSEVRECDNQPCRNGGHCMESENGYRCACPQGFEGTHCEHRMLTCTDTPCFHGGKCKERDNGHSYMCECPAGYTGLNCEKKVDKCTSLQCTNGGHCVMHGNLRLCSCRSGFTGLRCEVNINECARNPCKNGSTCIDRINDYTCTCPPGYTGRHCDKPTDHCASQPCLNGGTCTTGAKGEPFCICPTQYSGPECQTINVPPVSEKLSLAAISMGVGLVAILVLFCMVVVVIHHVKKQRNQEQDSETMNNLSKVDFQKENLISTLELKNTNKKIDLEVDCPREKSNHKHINHYHLDYKTSTGYKDELSLLDKDENCEKTIEEKKHLSRMYSERPECTISTICSSRDSMYQSVFVIAEEKNECIIATEV; encoded by the exons ATGGCCGTTTGGTTCACCTCTATCCTCGCAATAGTTATAACATTATTCACtcag GTTCTGGGATCAGGTGTGTTCGAGGTAGAGCTCCATCATTTTCAGAATACTAAAGGTTTGCTGGCAAATGGACTTAGCTGCGGCATGACTGGCTGCAGGACTTATTTCAGGGTTTGTCTGAAGAACTTCCAGACGGTAGTGTATCCTGGAGACTGTATATTTGGCAAAATCGCCACTCCTGTTTTGGGCACCGACTCCTTCAGCATCCAGCAGGACGCCAGGCTTCGGCTGCCGCTCAATTTCACCTGGCCG GGTGCTTTCTCATTGGTTATTGAAGCCTGGTATTCTCCTGCAGCGGACCAACCGAGAG ATATCACCAACCCTGATTTCTTGATTAGTTCTTTTGCCATCCAAAGGCAGTTGGGAATAGGGCCTGAGTGGTTCCCGGATGAGCAGAGAGTGATGCAGACGGAGCTAAGGTACTCATACCGGTTCATCTGCAATGAAAATTACTACGGGGACACTTGTTCCAAAATATGCACTCCGAGAGACGACCGTTTTGGCCACTACACCTGCAAGCCTGACGGGCAAATAGCCTGTCTAccaggatggaagggagaataCTGCCAAGAAC CAATCTGTCTTGAGGGGTGCAATGAAAATAATGCAAACTGCACAATACCTGGGGAATGCAA ATGCAGAGAGGGCTGGCAGGGACTCTTTTGTGATGTGTGTAAACTCCATCCATCCTGTAAACATGGTACCTGTACAGAGCCGTGGCAGTGCACCTGCAAAGAAGGCTGGGGAGGCATCTTTTGTGACCAAG ATCTGAACTACTGCACCCATCACAAACCCTGTGCCAACGGGGCTACATGTATGAACACAGGCCAGGGCAGCTACACCTGCACCTGCCTGCCAGGCTTCACTGGAGTTAACTGCGACTCGGAGGTCAGGGAGTGTGACAACCAGCCCTGTCGCAATGGAGGCCACTGCATG GAGTCTGAGAATGGCTATAGGTGTGCATGCCCACAGGGGTTTGAAGGGACACACTGTGAACACAGGATGCTGACCTGCACAGATACCCCCTGCTTCCATGGTGGCAAGTGCAAAGAGAGGGATAATGGACATAGTTACATGTGCGAGTGTCCAGCAGGCTATACTGGACTCAACTGTGAGAAGAAAGTGGATAAATGTACCTCGCTGCAATGCACCAATG GTGGACACTGCGTGATGCATGGTAACCTCCGGCTATGCAGCTGTCGCTCGGGCTTCACAGGACTACGCTGTGAGGTCAACATCAATGAGTGTGCCAGAAACCCCTGCAAAAATGGCTCCACCTGCATAGACCGCATCAACGACTACACCTGCACCTGTCCTCCGGGGTACACAGGCCGCCACTGTGACAAGCCGACAGACCACTGCGCCTCCCAGCCATGCCTGAATGGAGGGACATGCACCACTGGAGCCAAAGGAGAGCCTTTCTGCATCTGCCCCACTCAGTACAGTGGCCCCGAGTGCCAGACCATCAATGTGCCTCCAGTCAGTGAGAAGCTTAGCTTGGCAGCCATCAGCATGGGAGTAGGCTTGGTGGCTATTCTTGTGCTTTTCTGCATGGTGGTAGTGGTAATACATCATGTCAAGAAGCAGAGAAACCAAGAGCAGGACTCAGAGACCATGAACAACCTCTCCAAGGTTGACTTTCAGAAAGAGAATCTTATATCTACTCTAGAGCTCAAGAACACCAATAAAAAGATTGATTTGGAGGTGGACTGTCCCAGGGAAAAGTCGaatcacaaacacatcaacCACTACCACCTGGACTATAAAACCTCCACTGGGTACAAGGATGAACTGTCCCTTTTGGACAAAgatgaaaactgtgaaaagacaatagaagaaaaaaaacatttgagtaGAATGTACAG TGAAAGGCCAGAGTGTACAATATCAACAATATGTTCTTCCAGAGATTCAATGTACCAGTCTGTCTTTGTAAtagcagaggaaaaaaatgaatgcatcATTGCAACTGAG gTATAA
- the LOC128375207 gene encoding glutathione-specific gamma-glutamylcyclotransferase 1-like encodes MKPQDILKEKSSMWIFGYGSLVWKPDFAYKKSIIGHIRGYKRRFWHGDDFYRGDKEKPGRVVTLVEDQEACTWGVAYEVTDSQIEKSLQYLNMREVVLGGYITEMVEFIPQEKGQDTVLALVYIATSDNPIYLGPASDTEIATQIAICRGNTGHNIEYLVRLAEFMRLYCPEVEDDHLFSIEAALLNIFSDCGGINVLDQNALLLRTL; translated from the exons ATGAAACCTCAGgacattttaaaggaaaaaagcagCATGTGGATATTTGGTTATGGCTCTTTAGTGTGGAAACCTGATTTTGCATACAAGAAGAGCATAATCGGCCACATTAGAGGATACAAAAGACGCTTCTGGCATGGAGATGATTTTTACAGAGGAGACAAGGAAAAG CCAGGCAGAGTGGTGACACTGGTGGAGGATCAGGAG GCTTGCACATGGGGAGTAGCCTATGAAGTGACTGACTCCCAAATTGAGAAGTCTCTACAATACCTGAACATGAGAGAGGTTGTGTTGGGGGGTTACATAACAGAGATGGTGGAGTTCATTCCTCAAGAGAAGGGTCAGGATACTGTACTCGCCCTTGTCTACATCGCTACCTCTGACAACCCCATTTACCTTGGCCCAGCATCAGACACGGAGATTGCCACCCAAATTGCCATCTGCAGGGGCAATACGGGCCACAACATTGAATACCTGGTCCGCCTGGCAGAGTTCATGAGGCTTTACTGCCCTGAGGTAGAAGATGATCACCTCTTCTCTATCGAGGCGGCTCTTTTGAACATTTTCAGTGACTGTGGAGGGATCAATGTGCTAGACCAAAATGCCCTCCTGCTGAGAACTTTATGA
- the LOC128374950 gene encoding rho-related GTP-binding protein RhoU-like, whose amino-acid sequence MAQACQRHDKPNRLKEEVSCMLVGDGAVGKTSMIISYIFNGYNSEYRQTAFDVFTGLVHVNGLQTRIKLIDTAGQEEFGHLRSLCYAHVDIFILCFSLVNPVSFDNITSKWIPQIRAGNPTSPIVLVGTQSDLCHNVDILIHLNQRRAKPVHFNQARRLARRIRAHDYVECSALTQHNLKDVFDRAIFAAIKHKDTGTKPQKLNLIKRFKTFCDCGLKKIFKLI is encoded by the exons ATGGCACAGGCCTGTCAGAGACATGATAAACccaacagactgaaggaagaagTGAGCTGCATGCTGGTGGGTGATGGAGCAGTGGGGAAGACCAGCATGATTATCAGTTACATCTTCAATGGATACAACAGCGAGTACAGGCAAACAGCTTTTGATGTGTTTACTG GTCTGGTTCATGTGAATGGCCTTCAGACACGAATCAAACTGATAGATACTGCTGGGCAG GAGGAATTTGGCCATCTTCGCTCTCTGTGCTACGCCCATGTGgacatcttcatcctctgcttCAGCCTCGTCAACCCTGTGTCCTTTGACAATATCACTTCCAAATGGATCCCACAGATCCGCGCTGGTAACCCAACTTCACCCATTGTGCTGGTGGGAACTCAGTCAGACCTTTGCCACAATGTGGACATCCTTATTCATCTGAACCAGCGGAGAGCCAAACCAGTGCACTTCAACCAGGCCAGAAGGCTGGCACGCAGGATCAGAGCTCATGACTATGTGGAGTGTTCAGCTCTGACACAACACAACCTCAAAGATGTGTTTGACCGCGCTATATTTGCTGCCATTAAGCACAAGGACACTGGCACAAAACCCCAAAAGCTCAACTTGATTAAGCGATTTAAGACTTTTTGTGATTGTGGATTGAAGAAAATCTTCAAATTAATCTGA
- the LOC128375199 gene encoding zinc finger FYVE domain-containing protein 1-like, giving the protein MSGHGSSSEKGVNTSLICQESYACGGSEEAAFECYECKSLQCVRCELELHNQESLKNHERVQISPGHVPYCDNCKGGNGDSGKRHRSVVRCQNCKVNLCQDCQKRTHSGGNRKKHQLTSYPPPPKPAEVSSVQTPVQPVVQVGDETKSQRAKLLEKITSFLLVDENEEMQIKDDAAFVKRLNCPPDQLLKVVSIFGNTGEGKSHTLNHTFFMGREVFKTSPTQESCTVGVWAAFDPIHKVVVIDTEGLLGNSSKQGQRTRLLLKVLAISDLIIYRTHADRLHDDLFKFLGDASEAYLKHFTKELKATTARCGLDVPLSTLGPAVVIFHETVHTKLLGSDKSSESVDRLLLERFRKLSRFPEAFSSVQYWGTQTLSPPTDFRGLQSKLEQLLDNNATRSPRTPVVIFKALQALSERFNGEIGDELVAHSCFFPDEYFTCSSLCLSCGSGCKNSMNHLAEGVCHEARHRCRYSVQYDNRIYTCKACYEGGKEVLVVPKTSASSDSPWMGLAKYAWSGYVIECPNCGVIYRSRQYWYGNQDPVDTVVRTEIQHVWPGSDGFLKDNSNAAQRLLDGVNLVAQSVSELSVKPAKAVTSWLTDQIAPAYWKPNSLILVCHKCHEVFQDNDTKHHCRACGEGFCDGCSSKAAPVPERGWGLAPVRVCDICFEQRASYAEILEAELEEEEGGTLARKVGEAVTNTIGVVVTAIDIPLGLVKDAARPAYWVPDQDILSCHNCQREFTAKLSKHHCRACGQGVCDDCSPERRPVPSRGWDHPVRVCTSCNQKPGEL; this is encoded by the exons ATGAGTGGCCATGGCTCATCTTCAGAAAAGGGAGTCAATACTAGTCTAATATGTCAAGAGAGTTATGCCTGTGGTGGCTCTGAGGAAGCTGCATTTGAGTGTTATGAATGCAAAAGCTTGCAGTGTGTTCGTTGCGAGCTTGAGCTCCACAACCAGGAGTCTCTCAAGAACCATGAACGGGTTCAGATAAGTCCAGGGCATGTCCCTTACTGTGACAACTGTAAAGGAGGTAATGGAGACAGTGGCAAACGCCATAGGTCTGTGGTCCGCTGCCAGAACTGCAAAGTTAATTTGTGCCAAGACTGTCAGAAACGCACCCACAGTGGAGGCAACAGGAAGAAACACCAGCTTACATCTTATCCTCCACCACCAAAACCTGCCGAGGTCAGCTCTGTCCAAACACCTGTGCAGCCCGTTGTCCAAGTAGGCGATGAGACCAAATCTCAGCGAGCAAAGCTCCTGGAGAAGATAACCAGTTTTCTACTGGTTGATGAGAATGAGGAAATGCAG ATAAAAGATGATGCTGCATTTGTAAAGAGGTTGAACTGCCCCCCTGACCAGCTGCTGAAGGTGGTGTCCATCTTTGGTAACACGGGAGAGGGCAAATCTCACACCCTGAACCATACATTCTTCATGGGCAGAGAAGTGTTCAAGACCTCTCCCACACAGGAGTCCTGCACAGTGGGTGTGTGGGCAGCGTTTGATCCTATCCATAAAGTAGTGGTCATCGATACAGAGGGTCTGCTTGGGAACAGTTCCAAACAGGGCCAGAGAACCCGTCTCTTGCTCAAGGTGCTCGCCATCTCTGACCTCATCATCTACCGCACCCATGCTGACCGTCTCCACGACGACCTCTTCAAATTCCTCGGGGACGCCTCTGAGGCCTACTTGAAGCATTTCACTAAGGAACTGAAGGCCACAACAGCCCGCTGTGGCCTGGATGTCCCACTGTCCACCTTGGGGCCCGCTGTGGTCATCTTCCATGAGACAGTCCACACTAAGTTGCTCGGTTCAG ataAGTCGTCCGAGTCAGTAGATCGGCTGCTGTTGGAACGCTTCAGGAAGCTTTCTCGTTTCCCAGAGGCCTTCAGCTCTGTCCAGTACTGGGGCACACAGACTCTGAGCCCCCCTACTGACTTCCGTGGCCTGCAGAGTAAACTGGAGCAGCTCCTTGATAACAATGCCACCCGTTCCCCACGCACCCCTGTGGTCATCTTCAAAGCCCTGCAG GCATTAAGTGAGCGCTTCAATGGAGAAATTGGAGATGAGCTGGTAGCTCACAGCTGCTTTTTTCCTGATGAGTACTTCACTTGCTCCAGCTTGTGCCTCAGTTGTGG ATCTGGTTGCAAGAACAGCATGAACCACCTAGCAGAAGGAGTGTGCCATGAGGCAAGGCATCGTTGTCGTTATTCTGTTCAGTACGATAATCGTATTTACACCTGTAAG GCTTGCTatgaaggggggaaggaagtgCTAGTTGTCCCAAAGACCTCAGCATCTTCAGACTCTCCATGGATGGGTCTTGCCAAATATGCCTGGTCTGG GTATGTTATTGAATGTCCCAACTGTGGAGTGATCTATCGGAGCCGTCAGTATTGGTATGGGAACCAGGACCCGGTGGATACAGTTGTCCGCACTGAGATCCAGCATGTATGGCCAGGG TCGGATGGCTTTTTAAAGGACAATAGCAATGCAGCGCAGCGTCTTTTGGATGGAGTGAACTTGGTAGCCCAgtctgtgtcagagctcagtgTCAAGCCTGCCAAGGCTGTCACCTCTTGGCTGACAGATCAGATCGCCCCAGCCTACTGGAAACCCAACTCCCTCATCTTG GTGTGCCATAAGTGTCATGAAGTCTTCCAGGACAATGACACCAAGCATCACTGCCGTGCCTGTGGAGAGGGTTTCTGTGATGGCTGCTCTTCCAAAGCTGCACCAGTCCCTGAAAGAGGCTGGGGTCTTGCCCCTGTCAGAGTCTGTGATATCTGCTTTGAGCAGAGAGCTTCAtatgcag AGATTCTTGAGGCAGAGCTTGAGGAGGAAGAAGGCGGAACGCTCGCCAGGAAGGTCGGAGAGGCAGTGACCAACACCATAGGGGTTGTAGTCACTGCTATTGACATCCCACTTG gTCTAGTGAAAGACGCAGCCCGTCCTGCCTATTGGGTGCCTGATCAGGACATCCTGTCCTGCCACAACTGCCAGCGTGAGTTCACTGCCAAACTGTCCAAGCATCACTGCCGTGCCTGTGGCCAAGGAGTGTGTGATGACTGCTCCCCAGAGCGTCGGCCGGTTCCATCGCGGGGCTGGGACCACCCCGTGCGTGTGTGCACCAGCTGCAACCAGAAACCTGGAGAACTTTAA